Proteins from a single region of Coregonus clupeaformis isolate EN_2021a chromosome 35, ASM2061545v1, whole genome shotgun sequence:
- the LOC121551635 gene encoding brain protein I3: MDSKPLLQDRPPAYANVVPGAYEYGQQHNYGAIPAPTPVPPGFQQPPPYQYPTGPGFQEGPSAQMGPAIAQQPYPGTYTIIQPSVVVVGGCPACRVGVLEDDFTCLGIMCAIFFFPLGILFCLALRQRRCPNCGATFG; encoded by the exons ATGGACAGCAAACCTCTTCTCCAAGACCGTCCTCCCGCTTATGCTAACGTCGTCCCGGGGGCGTATGAATATGGCCAGCAGCACAATTATGGAGCTATCCCCGCCCCAACCCCTGTACCCCCGGGCTTTCAACAGCCGCCGCCGTATCAGTACCCCACTGGCCCAG GGTTCCAAGAAGGCCCCAGTGCTCAGATGGGCCCAGCCATAGCCCAGCAGCCCTACCCAGGCACATACACCATCATCCAGCCCtccgtggtggtggtggggggctgcCCGGCCTGCAG AGTGGGCGTGCTGGAGGATGACTTCACCTGTTTGGGAATCATGTGTGCCATCTTCTTCTTCCCCCTGGGGATCCTCTTCTGCCTGGCGCTGCGCCAGAGGAGATGTCCCAACTGTGGCGCCACCTTCGGGTAG